The following nucleotide sequence is from Pirellulales bacterium.
GCCCGAGCGTTGTGGTCGCCAATTGTCGACTGCTGGTTGCACGCCATGCGCGAATTCGATTTCCTGGGACGGCGTCTCGACGTCCGTGAGAATGTGAAGTTCTTTGGCGGCCAGCTGCCGCGCTGGATTCATGAGAATTTTTCCAACTCGGTGTGCGTGCTGGCAATCGAGGTGAAGAAGTTCTTCATGAATGAACGGACGGGCGAACTCAATTTGGAAGAACATCAGGCAGTTGAGAGAGCTTTCGCTTTCGCCGCGGCAGCCGTAAGCGAGGAATTACGGAAGGTGAAGGGAGGGCCAGTTGTCGGTAGTGGGTCAGTTTGATCAATCCTTGCAACGGGTGGCTGGGGTCGAGCCAAAGGCGCGCCCCCCAGTTCGCGGCGCTGCTGGGGGCGCGCTGCGCTCACCCCCAGCCACCTTGACTCCAAAATGAACCGCTGTCCGGCTGTCACCGAATTCCCGACGTCTTGTTCTGGCCGCCGGCGACGTGCAGCGGTCCCGTAAGGAGCGGTTCCCGGGCTCGGCTGCGTAAGGGGCGATCGGCTACTGGCTGCTGCTTTCGGTCGGTTGACGCCCGGGCTGCCATCCCACACCGGTAACCGCCGCCTCGGAGCGGGCATTGGCGCGGCCGGGCTTTGCGGGTCATGGAGATCGTAAGGCCAAATCTCGCGACCAAACGCGAGATTGGCTGGCGAAAGGGTCGTCGGCGACAGAATTAGGGGAGTTTAACGCTGTCGGCGTCCGGCGGGCCTGGACAATGTTCTGGGTTGTGAGGGCTCCATTTTCGCCGCGGCAGTTATCATGGAAAATAGGGCATAAGGTAAAGTACATGAGGCATTATCAGCGAGTTTCAAAGTGCTGGTATGGCGACATTGTCGGACATGTAGACCAAACACAACTATTCGAAAACACACGCCCTGAAGTGATTGCTTTATCCGCTCGTTGACGCCAATGGGGCGCACGTAGCAATTTATACAGATGACTCTGCCAAGGGTGACCCAAGTTCCCTGCGACCGAGCCGTTGATGCATCGAGCGGATTTGGCAGTTTGAGAATTGCTTTTGATTCTTCGCGTCTCAGCGTCTTGGCGTGAGATCCGTTAATCGCATTTTGCACGTGCATGCTGAAACCTGGCCAAAAGATCGGCAAGTACAAACTCAAGTCGCGGCTCGCGAATGGGCCGTATGCGACGGTTTTTCGCGCGCTCGATACGTTGGAAGGCATTCACGTCGCACTCAAGATTCCGCATAAGGGACTGGTTACGAAGGAGTCGCTGGACGATTTTTCACGCGAAGTGCGGCTCGCGGCCAAGCTCGATCACCCCAACATCCTGCGACTCAAGAGCGCCGATTTCATTGATGGCCATTTAGTGATCGCACTCCCGCTTGGCGAGGAATCGCTTGAAGAGCGACTGGCACGACGGCTTTCCTTGCGAAGCGCTCTCGATTTCGGTGAACAACTGCTGCGAGCGGTCGCGTTCGCGCATGAACAGCATGTGATTCACTGTGACGTCAAACCGGACAATTTGCTGCTCTTCCCAGATGGCCGACTGCGGCTCACCGATTTCGGCATTTCGAAGGTCGCGCGCCGAACGATCTCCGCTTCTGGCGCGGGGACGGTGGGCTACATGGCGCCTGAACAAGCAATGGGCCGGCCGTCGCGGCGATCGGACGTATTCGCGGTCGGATTGGTGTTGTGGCAGATGTTTTCCGGTCGCCTGCCGGAATGGCCGTTCGAATGGCCGCTGGCGGGTTATACCCGGTTGCGGCAGGTGCTGCACCCAGACATGATCGCCATCCTCCGCCGCGCCCTCGATTTGAAACCGAGTCGGCGGTTTGAGGATGCCGGCCAAATGCTCGCCGCGTATCTGCGCGCGAAGCCGAAAGTCTTACGCCACTA
It contains:
- a CDS encoding protein kinase — protein: MLKPGQKIGKYKLKSRLANGPYATVFRALDTLEGIHVALKIPHKGLVTKESLDDFSREVRLAAKLDHPNILRLKSADFIDGHLVIALPLGEESLEERLARRLSLRSALDFGEQLLRAVAFAHEQHVIHCDVKPDNLLLFPDGRLRLTDFGISKVARRTISASGAGTVGYMAPEQAMGRPSRRSDVFAVGLVLWQMFSGRLPEWPFEWPLAGYTRLRQVLHPDMIAILRRALDLKPSRRFEDAGQMLAAYLRAKPKVLRHYLRTRQPKKSKQTTKRDWKAIRLQQFERQFGRQLDTHLHCRKCEGPVSEYMIACPWCGDDRRILRDESPFPAVCPRCNRGTKLDWAYCPWCYGPGFEDTSEREYTDRRYEARCRNAKCDRKDLMAFMRYCPWCHTKVKQAWKITGNKDACDKCGWGVLREFWTHCPWCAEHLT